One Pectinophora gossypiella chromosome 25, ilPecGoss1.1, whole genome shotgun sequence DNA window includes the following coding sequences:
- the LOC126378224 gene encoding uncharacterized protein LOC126378224 — MEAVSKARERFAKYPVVFAKCSKQAAVYAKCVLFNEEVKKDDCAKEFKEFSACLQSAARDMKTKL; from the coding sequence ATGGAAGCAGTGTCAAAAGCAAGAGAAAGATTCGCTAAATACCCGGTAGTATTCGCAAAGTGCTCCAAACAGGCCGCGGTCTATGCTAAGTGTGTGTTATTTAACGAGGAAGTGAAAAAAGACGATTGTGCCAAAGAATTCAAAGAGTTTTCTGCTTGTTTGCAGTCGGCCGCGAGGGATATGAAAACTAAGCTTTAA
- the LOC126378125 gene encoding GPI mannosyltransferase 1, whose protein sequence is MERVKQFINLPFTYHLFFGHLLRLFLILYADYHDQHFDVPYTDVDYKVFTDAARHVLKGESPYKRHTYRYSPVIAYLLLPNIVIGRNFGKLLFSTFDVLVTIAIKSLVEHQLGGPADRQISRISMYCALFWLYNPMSIAISTRGNADTVPCFFIILSVLFLQTNVVRGMKKYALSGILLGIAIHLRLYPLVFSFPMYLSLGDYKINRRTSMSDGLLALIPNKKQITLALTCVLTLFTITHAMYLLYQYEFLFETYIYHLFRKDTRHNFSVLFYYSYLTMDQLAFDMVKTISQVLEFIILFVISLAFGEPQTLTFAMFCQAVVLVAFNSVMTSQYFVWFLSLLPLVVHNLKIKPAIALVLAVIWLATQGAWLFYAYLLEFKSREVFILIWLKSILFFCANIYVLGQLIKNYCPGYGFGQLKMVLKKTK, encoded by the coding sequence ATGGAGAGGGTCAAACAGTTTATCAACTTGCCTTTTACTTACCACCTGTTTTTCGGTCATCTGCTGAGATTGTTTCTGATCTTGTACGCTGATTATCACGACCAACATTTCGATGTGCCGTACACCGATGTCGACTATAAAGTGTTCACTGACGCCGCGAGACACGTCCTCAAAGGGGAGTCTCCGTACAAACGTCATACATACCGCTACAGCCCGGTCATCGCCTATCTGCTGCTGCCAAACATCGTTATCGGCAGGAACTTTGGGAAACTATTGTTCTCTACCTTCGACGTTCTGGTCACCATCGCAATCAAGAGCTTAGTGGAACATCAGTTGGGCGGTCCCGCGGACAGACAAATATCGAGAATATCAATGTATTGCGCTTTGTTCTGGCTCTATAACCCTATGAGTATAGCTATTTCTACACGTGGCAACGCGGACACTGTGCCTTGCTTTTTCATAATACTATCAGTACTCTTCTTGCAAACGAATGTAGTCAGAGGAATGAAGAAGTACGCTCTCTCGGGCATTCTCCTCGGTATCGCTATACATCTACGTCTTTATCCTCTAGTCTTCAGCTTCCCCATGTATCTTTCTTTGGGAGATTATAAGATCAACCGCCGAACAAGCATGTCAGACGGGCTGTTAGCGTTAATTCCGAACAAAAAGCAAATTACGTTAGCACTAACATGCGTTTTAACTCTGTTTACAATCACGCACGCTATGTACTTATTGTATCAATACGAGTTTCTTTTCGAGACTTATATTTATCATCTATTCAGAAAGGACACGCGGCACAACTTCTCGGTATTATTCTACTATTCGTATTTGACAATGGATCAACTCGCCTTCGATATGGTTAAAACGATTTCTCAAGTTTTGGAATTCATCATCTTGTTCGTAATAAGCTTGGCGTTTGGCGAACCACAAACGTTGACTTTCGCTATGTTCTGTCAGGCGGTTGTGCTCGTAGCGTTCAATAGCGTGATGACTTCGCAGTATTTCGTATGGTTCCTCTCGCTTCTACCGCTAGTGGTACATAACCTCAAAATAAAACCGGCCATCGCTTTGGTTTTGGCGGTAATCTGGCTAGCGACGCAAGGCGCATGGCTGTTCTATGCGTATCTTCTTGAATTCAAATCTCGAGAGGTTTTCATACTAATTTGGCTGAAAAGCATATTATTCTTCTGCGCAAATATTTACGTCCTAGGGCAGCTTATAAAAAATTACTGCCCCGGCTACGGCTTCGGACAATTGAAAATGGtcttaaaaaaaactaagtag